In Wenyingzhuangia fucanilytica, the following are encoded in one genomic region:
- the porV gene encoding type IX secretion system outer membrane channel protein PorV — protein MKLKNHFTLLLAVLGLQAYAQNNTITTVAPFLNIVTDARAAGMGDVGVASTADGNAIYHNAAKMVFHKKEVTASVNYTPWLRNLTDDIYVGNISYQQRIDERSAFGGGIKYFNYGEVQITQDGNSASTTASPYELAIDGAYSLKLSNNYSMAVALRYVRSDLTISGTNLNDNEPTNAFAVDISGYYMSNEMAFNGFNGVARAGFNISNVGPKVTVLSGEGFLPTNLKLGGGFDFIVDDFNQLGVTLEFTKLLVPAVGGDDKNFLQGMFASFSDAPGGFKEELQEVTIGIGAEYLYNNAFAFRAGYFKENENKGNRNFFTLGAGFKASSFNVDLSYLASNAVVNNPLENTLRFSISFDLGDIYEY, from the coding sequence ATGAAGTTAAAGAATCACTTTACCTTGCTGTTAGCCGTTTTAGGGCTTCAAGCTTATGCTCAAAATAACACCATTACAACTGTAGCACCATTTTTAAATATTGTTACAGATGCAAGAGCAGCAGGTATGGGAGATGTAGGAGTTGCATCTACGGCTGATGGAAATGCAATATACCATAACGCAGCAAAAATGGTATTTCACAAAAAAGAAGTAACTGCCTCTGTAAACTATACCCCTTGGTTAAGAAACTTAACCGACGATATTTATGTTGGAAATATAAGTTACCAACAAAGAATAGATGAAAGAAGTGCTTTTGGAGGTGGAATTAAATATTTTAATTACGGAGAAGTACAAATAACACAAGATGGTAATTCTGCATCTACAACTGCATCACCTTACGAGTTGGCGATTGATGGAGCTTATTCTTTAAAGTTAAGTAATAATTATTCTATGGCTGTTGCCTTAAGATATGTCCGTTCTGATTTAACTATTTCGGGAACAAATCTTAATGATAATGAACCTACAAATGCATTTGCTGTTGATATCTCAGGATATTATATGTCTAATGAAATGGCATTTAACGGATTTAATGGAGTTGCTAGAGCAGGTTTTAATATTAGTAATGTTGGTCCAAAAGTAACTGTTTTATCAGGAGAAGGTTTTCTACCAACAAACTTAAAATTAGGAGGTGGTTTTGACTTTATTGTTGATGATTTTAATCAATTAGGGGTAACCTTAGAATTCACAAAACTTTTAGTTCCAGCTGTTGGAGGAGATGATAAAAACTTTTTACAAGGAATGTTTGCTTCTTTTTCTGATGCACCAGGAGGTTTTAAAGAAGAATTACAAGAGGTTACCATTGGAATTGGAGCAGAATATTTATATAACAATGCTTTTGCGTTTAGAGCAGGTTATTTTAAAGAAAATGAAAATAAAGGGAATAGAAACTTTTTTACCCTAGGAGCTGGTTTTAAAGCAAGTTCTTTTAATGTTGATCTTTCGTATTTGGCAAGTAACGCTGTAGTTAACAATCCGCTTGAAAACACCCTTAGATTCTCTATCTCTTTTGATTTAGGAGATATTTACGAGTACTAA
- a CDS encoding 3-oxoacyl-ACP synthase III family protein, giving the protein MYKNVIITGTGSAIPNKVVKNNDFSNHVFLNEDGTLFEKENEEIIEKFQAITGIEERRYAEDKVNTSDLAYEASLKAIQNANINQEELDLIIVAHNFGDVKKGSIQGDMLPSLATRVKKKLGIQNPNCVAYDILFGCPGWVQAMIQANQAIKAGEAKKALVIGAETLSRVVDNSDRDSMIFADGAGATIIELKLEDKERGILSSAAQTYAIEEAGYLYSGATFNKDQDQDINYIKMLGRKIYEFALVNVPAAIKAAMDKRGLDIDDINQIFLHQANEKMDEAIVKRLYRLYRKPVKKHVMPMSIQKLGNNSVATVPILYDMVLNNELENHSIAKDDIVIFASVGAGMNINAITYKV; this is encoded by the coding sequence ATGTATAAAAATGTAATCATTACTGGTACAGGTAGTGCAATTCCAAATAAAGTAGTAAAGAATAACGATTTTAGTAACCATGTTTTTTTAAATGAAGACGGAACTTTATTTGAAAAAGAAAATGAAGAAATTATCGAAAAATTCCAAGCTATAACAGGAATTGAAGAGAGAAGGTATGCAGAAGACAAAGTAAATACTTCTGATTTAGCCTATGAAGCTTCTTTAAAAGCAATTCAAAATGCCAATATCAATCAAGAAGAATTAGATTTAATTATTGTGGCTCATAATTTTGGAGACGTTAAAAAGGGAAGTATTCAAGGAGATATGTTACCAAGTCTTGCTACAAGAGTTAAAAAGAAGTTAGGAATTCAAAATCCAAATTGTGTTGCCTACGATATATTATTTGGGTGTCCAGGTTGGGTACAAGCTATGATTCAAGCTAATCAAGCTATAAAAGCTGGTGAGGCAAAAAAAGCATTAGTTATTGGTGCTGAAACTTTATCAAGAGTAGTTGATAACAGTGATAGAGACAGTATGATTTTTGCTGATGGTGCGGGAGCTACAATTATAGAGTTAAAATTAGAAGATAAAGAAAGAGGAATTTTAAGTAGTGCTGCTCAAACTTATGCTATTGAGGAAGCAGGATACTTATATTCTGGCGCTACTTTTAATAAAGACCAAGATCAAGACATTAATTATATTAAAATGTTAGGGCGTAAAATATATGAGTTTGCTTTGGTAAATGTTCCAGCAGCCATAAAAGCTGCGATGGACAAAAGAGGTTTAGATATTGATGATATCAATCAAATCTTTTTACATCAAGCAAACGAAAAAATGGACGAGGCTATAGTAAAAAGGTTATATAGACTTTATAGAAAGCCAGTTAAAAAGCATGTAATGCCAATGTCTATTCAAAAACTTGGGAATAATTCAGTAGCTACAGTGCCTATTTTGTATGATATGGTGTTAAATAATGAGTTAGAAAATCATTCAATAGCCAAAGACGATATAGTTATTTTTGCATCAGTTGGAGCTGGAATGAATATCAATGCAATTACTTATAAAGTATAA
- the tsaD gene encoding tRNA (adenosine(37)-N6)-threonylcarbamoyltransferase complex transferase subunit TsaD, producing MLDKTYILAIESSCDDTSASVICNEQILSNIVANQEVHAKYGGVVPELASRAHQQNILPVVEMALKQANITKEQLNAIAFTQGPGLMGSLLVGTSFAKSMALALEIPLIAINHMQAHILAHFIDDANEQKPTFPFLCLTISGGHTQIVKINDYFNMEILGETIDDAVGEAYDKTAKILGLPYPGGPLIDKYAQTGEAVYTFSKPKVKEHHFSFSGLKTGILYFIQKQVKENPNFIEENLENICASVQNTIAEILMDKIKKAVKETGIKQIAIAGGVSANSEIRKRLTNAQKHFGWTSYIPKFEYTTDNAAMIAVTAYQKYRLGLFDDQSITANPRLKVTS from the coding sequence ATGCTTGATAAAACCTACATCTTAGCAATAGAATCTTCTTGCGATGACACCAGTGCTTCTGTAATATGTAACGAACAGATTCTTTCTAATATTGTAGCCAATCAAGAGGTACATGCAAAATATGGTGGTGTGGTTCCAGAACTAGCTTCTAGAGCGCATCAACAAAATATTTTACCTGTGGTAGAAATGGCCTTAAAACAAGCCAATATTACTAAAGAACAATTAAATGCTATTGCGTTTACACAGGGACCTGGCTTAATGGGATCTTTATTAGTGGGAACATCTTTTGCAAAATCTATGGCTTTGGCTTTAGAAATTCCATTGATTGCCATTAACCACATGCAAGCTCATATTCTTGCTCATTTTATTGATGATGCCAACGAACAAAAACCTACTTTTCCGTTTTTATGTTTAACCATTAGTGGTGGACATACTCAGATTGTAAAAATCAATGATTATTTTAACATGGAAATTTTAGGAGAAACCATTGATGATGCTGTAGGAGAAGCTTATGATAAAACTGCTAAAATTTTAGGACTACCTTACCCTGGTGGACCTTTAATTGATAAATACGCTCAAACAGGAGAAGCTGTTTATACATTTTCTAAACCAAAAGTAAAAGAACATCACTTTAGTTTTAGTGGATTAAAAACTGGGATTCTATATTTTATTCAAAAACAAGTAAAAGAGAATCCTAATTTTATTGAGGAAAATCTTGAAAACATCTGTGCTAGTGTTCAAAACACAATTGCAGAAATTTTGATGGATAAAATTAAAAAGGCTGTAAAAGAAACTGGTATCAAACAAATTGCTATTGCTGGTGGAGTTTCTGCTAATTCTGAAATTAGAAAACGACTTACCAACGCCCAAAAACATTTTGGATGGACTAGTTACATTCCTAAATTTGAATACACTACAGACAATGCTGCCATGATTGCTGTAACTGCCTATCAAAAATATAGATTAGGATTGTTTGATGACCAAAGTATTACTGCAAACCCAAGACTTAAAGTAACTTCTTAA
- the porU gene encoding type IX secretion system sortase PorU, whose translation MKLQYLIFFFLGTFLMFGQENLSFSIDWKQQNEPTINDNIWTGTDVFLQNEFIPLYVKQWKKEKTGNLNNINFSNIITTKIASNALGVLNIKKLPNNFNPLLTIVKERGVEYYSIQANGMYKNSNGEVFQVQSFNVSYGLGIAERSTTALKSFKTGQTSVVTSSVLNTGTWYKIAIDKTGVFKIDADFLNSIGIQTSSLNPRKIRVFGNGGAMLPELLSQPRKEDLTENAIYVAGENDGVFNENDYVLFYAQGPISWSLSDRNSISHKQNIYSNYGYYFINVDSGTDGKRISNQAVINNSKTIDVTTFTDYLLHEKELFNYIRVGRKWFGENFTVNNEQGFTFNFPNIVNTTPVLVKGNFSAKSVSTSSFYSVNYNNINVFNSSITSSGKLAFRDVKGTGSFTPVNDNIVLNVQWNNNGDLSALAYLDYLEVIADRNLTATGKQFGFLNFNSKTTGEVLEYQISNDNDIDFIWNVTDHTNPKRVIDTDINTSSFKFKELTNGELEKYQVVKISDAYAPIKLSNGANVANQNLHDLKDIQYIIITKKEFINEANRIRDYHRNNTSISETNSEKIKVEVIDIEKIYNEFGSGAPDITAIRDFAKFLYDNSSSEDTRLKYLCLFGDASFDYKGIIYKDTQIVPAYLSTVSNSLTSSYNSDDYYGYLDELDDTQDNGELQVTGKLDIVTGRIPVGTITKANQYVTKLLNYYSSKSNGSWKNKITLLGDDGQEGSDQSLIRYLEDSALKIEVNNPNLNLAKLYTDAFKEEITSGGGRYPEVTKRFHEAFNTGSLVINYFGHGNNFALGQETYLDIPAIRSFRNLNNQPLFITVTCDFSRFDDPIILSGGEELIEGAYGGAVAMITTTREISIFAGNTINRYLADYLYAFDGQTRTAAEALKDVKNNVGLSNEFFVYFFGDPAMKLSLPKEGVEISKIEKYTTDPVSGNVSLQEITELNALSKVKVTGSIKENGSVLSNFNGTLSVTLFDKEIDRKTLLNEGSGTVVNFKSLESKVFVGEASVNNGNFSFDFILSKDVSVSPENAKFSFYAESESTERIGSDFDFKVGGIDVDAPDDDTPPVIQLFMDDETFTDGGNTSTSPKLIAKIQDDSGVNTSLNSIGHNITVVIDGDLANPISLNEFYTTEKDDFTKGIVTYKLPELTPGNHTITFKAWDTYNNSSTQTLSFYAQEDKGFKLSRVLNYPNPFINHTEFWFKNNRQGDPVEITVQIYTLSGKLIKTIYASDPNLDEISRVVTWDGKDDFGNKLGKGVYVYKLTVKEIITGQSDEKIEKLVIL comes from the coding sequence ATGAAGCTACAATATCTAATCTTTTTTTTTCTTGGTACTTTTTTGATGTTTGGTCAAGAAAATTTATCGTTTTCTATTGATTGGAAACAACAAAATGAACCTACTATTAACGATAATATTTGGACAGGAACTGATGTTTTTCTTCAAAATGAATTTATTCCGTTATATGTAAAACAATGGAAAAAAGAAAAAACTGGAAATCTTAACAATATTAATTTTTCTAATATTATTACTACTAAAATAGCATCAAATGCTTTAGGAGTTTTGAATATAAAGAAGTTGCCTAATAATTTTAATCCTTTATTAACCATAGTAAAAGAGAGAGGTGTTGAGTATTATAGTATTCAAGCCAACGGAATGTATAAAAACTCTAATGGAGAGGTTTTTCAAGTTCAATCATTTAACGTTTCATATGGATTAGGTATAGCAGAGAGAAGTACTACAGCTTTAAAAAGTTTTAAAACAGGGCAAACAAGTGTTGTAACAAGCTCTGTATTAAACACAGGTACTTGGTATAAAATTGCTATTGATAAAACTGGGGTGTTTAAAATAGATGCAGACTTTTTAAATTCCATTGGTATTCAAACATCATCATTAAACCCTAGAAAAATTAGAGTTTTTGGTAATGGAGGAGCCATGTTACCAGAGTTACTTAGTCAACCAAGAAAAGAGGATTTAACAGAAAATGCTATTTATGTAGCTGGTGAGAATGATGGTGTTTTTAACGAAAACGATTATGTTTTGTTTTATGCTCAAGGACCTATTTCATGGAGTCTAAGTGATAGAAATTCAATTAGTCACAAACAAAATATTTATTCTAATTACGGATATTATTTTATCAATGTAGATTCGGGTACAGACGGAAAGAGAATATCAAATCAAGCGGTTATTAATAACTCTAAAACCATTGATGTAACTACTTTTACAGATTACTTATTACATGAAAAAGAACTTTTTAATTATATCCGTGTAGGTAGAAAGTGGTTTGGTGAAAATTTTACAGTTAATAATGAACAAGGTTTTACATTTAATTTTCCAAATATAGTTAATACAACACCTGTGTTGGTTAAAGGAAATTTTAGTGCAAAGTCAGTAAGTACATCATCTTTTTATTCGGTAAACTATAATAATATTAATGTTTTTAATTCTAGTATTACTTCATCAGGTAAGTTAGCATTTAGAGATGTTAAAGGAACAGGTAGTTTCACCCCTGTAAATGATAATATAGTACTAAATGTTCAATGGAATAATAACGGGGATCTTTCTGCATTAGCATATTTAGATTACTTAGAAGTAATAGCAGATAGAAATTTAACAGCTACAGGTAAGCAATTTGGTTTCTTAAATTTTAATTCTAAAACAACTGGAGAAGTATTAGAATATCAAATAAGTAATGACAATGATATTGATTTTATTTGGAATGTAACAGATCATACAAATCCTAAAAGAGTAATTGATACTGATATAAATACTAGTAGTTTTAAGTTTAAAGAACTAACAAATGGAGAGTTAGAAAAGTATCAAGTAGTAAAAATTTCTGATGCATATGCCCCTATAAAATTAAGTAATGGTGCTAATGTGGCAAATCAAAATTTACATGATTTAAAAGATATTCAATACATCATTATTACTAAAAAAGAATTTATTAACGAGGCTAATAGAATAAGAGATTACCATAGAAATAATACCTCAATTTCTGAAACAAATTCAGAAAAGATAAAGGTAGAAGTGATTGATATTGAAAAGATTTATAATGAGTTTGGATCTGGTGCTCCAGATATTACAGCTATTAGAGATTTTGCCAAATTTTTATATGACAATAGTAGTTCCGAAGATACCAGATTAAAATATTTATGTTTGTTTGGTGATGCTTCTTTTGATTATAAAGGTATTATATATAAAGACACACAAATTGTACCTGCTTATTTATCTACAGTTAGTAATAGTTTAACAAGTTCTTATAATTCTGATGATTATTATGGTTATTTAGATGAATTAGATGATACTCAAGATAATGGAGAATTACAGGTAACAGGTAAATTAGATATAGTTACAGGAAGAATTCCTGTAGGAACAATTACAAAAGCAAATCAATATGTTACAAAATTATTAAACTATTATTCATCTAAATCAAATGGAAGTTGGAAAAATAAAATAACCCTTTTAGGAGATGATGGTCAAGAAGGATCAGATCAATCTTTGATTAGATATTTAGAAGATTCGGCATTAAAAATTGAGGTTAACAATCCAAATTTAAATTTAGCAAAACTTTATACTGATGCTTTTAAAGAAGAAATTACTTCAGGAGGTGGAAGATATCCAGAAGTAACAAAAAGATTTCACGAAGCATTTAATACTGGTTCGTTGGTAATCAATTATTTTGGACATGGAAATAATTTTGCATTAGGACAAGAAACTTATTTAGATATTCCAGCTATTAGAAGTTTTAGAAACCTAAATAATCAACCTTTATTTATTACAGTAACTTGTGATTTTTCTAGGTTTGATGATCCTATAATTTTATCAGGAGGAGAGGAATTAATAGAAGGGGCTTATGGAGGAGCTGTAGCAATGATTACTACAACTAGAGAAATCTCAATTTTTGCAGGAAATACAATTAATAGATATTTGGCAGATTATTTATATGCTTTTGATGGTCAAACAAGAACTGCAGCAGAGGCTCTTAAAGATGTTAAAAATAACGTTGGATTAAGCAATGAGTTTTTTGTTTACTTTTTTGGTGATCCAGCTATGAAACTTTCTTTACCTAAAGAAGGTGTTGAAATTAGTAAAATTGAAAAATATACCACAGACCCAGTTTCAGGAAATGTTTCGTTACAAGAAATAACAGAATTAAATGCTTTGTCTAAAGTAAAAGTTACGGGATCTATTAAGGAAAATGGAAGTGTGTTGTCAAATTTTAACGGAACATTGTCTGTAACCTTATTTGATAAAGAAATTGATAGAAAAACATTGTTAAATGAAGGTTCTGGAACAGTGGTAAACTTTAAATCGTTAGAAAGTAAAGTTTTTGTTGGAGAAGCTTCTGTAAACAACGGAAATTTTTCTTTTGATTTTATTTTATCAAAAGATGTTAGTGTGTCACCCGAAAATGCAAAGTTTAGTTTTTATGCTGAATCGGAATCAACAGAAAGAATAGGGAGTGATTTTGATTTTAAGGTTGGAGGAATTGATGTTGATGCTCCAGATGATGATACTCCTCCTGTGATTCAGTTATTTATGGATGATGAAACGTTTACAGATGGAGGAAATACCAGTACATCACCAAAGTTAATTGCTAAAATTCAGGATGATAGTGGAGTAAATACTTCTTTAAACTCAATAGGTCATAATATTACTGTTGTAATTGATGGTGATTTGGCAAATCCTATTTCTTTAAATGAGTTTTATACCACAGAAAAAGACGATTTTACCAAAGGGATTGTTACTTATAAATTACCAGAATTAACCCCAGGAAATCATACAATAACATTTAAAGCTTGGGATACATACAATAATTCATCAACTCAAACGTTAAGCTTCTATGCTCAAGAAGATAAGGGGTTTAAGTTAAGTAGAGTGTTAAATTATCCTAACCCATTTATCAATCATACCGAATTTTGGTTTAAAAATAATAGACAAGGAGATCCTGTAGAAATTACGGTTCAGATATATACCTTATCAGGAAAATTAATAAAAACAATTTATGCTTCTGACCCTAATCTTGATGAGATTTCAAGAGTGGTTACTTGGGATGGAAAGGATGATTTTGGAAACAAATTAGGAAAGGGAGTATATGTTTATAAATTAACGGTAAAAGAAATAATCACAGGTCAATCAGATGAAAAGATTGAAAAATTAGTAATATTGTAA
- the gldJ gene encoding gliding motility lipoprotein GldJ: protein MKKIIKTSLIYSGVILIMTSCFNQRRDFGSDRYSENIGYDFSNPEYGGLTRLSNTVKQETPPGMVYVEGGVFTMGQVEQDVMGGVNNKPKNIHVQSFYIDDSEVSNKEYLIYLDWLAKVFPKNNPKYKHIYTAALPDTTVWRNPLGNDGNLPKTYLRHRAYENYPVVGVSWLQANDYCKWRTDRIAEKKLMEEGILKPLYNNGTVSVEGRNHFDIEVFEANPNLLFGGDKSIYTDYVTQPEEEYAGNDSIINTTPVNSNNKLNINQQSPTPDFRLPTEVEWEYAAKADIENRYYNTIRGRKKYAWRGESTRDEQNKYYTQHANFKQSNGDYSGIAGWSSDYGDITTPVRSFPPNAYGLYDMAGNVAEWVFDVYRPTIDAELNDFNYSRGNIYRKPKLDENGNVIVATFNDIVYDTLPNGKVVPSVLPGQIVKERVTDNDLYLNPNYQKADNRDFANGDRISSRDYAENDENRKRMYNSPILLPPTINEETGKVEYRYDDKTRTTLITDYSRVYKGGSWKDRAYLLDPSQRRYLEEYMSTNYIGFRCVVTKVGEGKEKDRRSPFNISY from the coding sequence ATGAAAAAAATAATAAAAACATCATTGATTTACAGTGGTGTAATTCTTATTATGACAAGTTGTTTTAATCAAAGACGTGACTTTGGTTCAGACAGATATTCCGAAAATATTGGATATGATTTTAGCAATCCCGAATACGGTGGCTTAACTAGATTATCAAATACAGTTAAACAAGAAACTCCTCCTGGAATGGTTTACGTTGAGGGAGGTGTGTTTACAATGGGACAAGTTGAACAAGATGTAATGGGAGGTGTTAATAATAAGCCTAAAAACATACATGTTCAAAGTTTTTATATCGATGATTCTGAAGTTTCTAACAAAGAATATCTAATATATTTAGATTGGTTAGCGAAAGTATTCCCTAAAAACAATCCTAAATACAAACATATTTATACTGCTGCATTGCCAGATACTACCGTATGGAGAAACCCTTTAGGTAACGATGGTAACTTGCCAAAAACATATTTAAGGCACAGAGCCTACGAAAATTACCCGGTAGTTGGTGTAAGTTGGCTACAAGCAAATGATTATTGTAAGTGGAGAACAGATAGAATTGCTGAAAAAAAATTAATGGAAGAAGGGATTCTAAAACCTTTATACAATAATGGAACTGTTTCTGTAGAAGGTAGAAACCATTTTGATATTGAAGTTTTTGAAGCCAACCCTAATCTTTTATTTGGAGGTGATAAATCTATTTACACAGATTACGTAACACAACCAGAAGAAGAATATGCAGGTAACGACTCTATAATTAATACAACTCCTGTTAACTCTAACAACAAACTAAATATAAACCAACAATCTCCTACTCCAGATTTTAGATTACCTACCGAAGTAGAATGGGAATATGCTGCAAAAGCAGATATAGAAAATCGTTATTATAATACCATTAGAGGTAGAAAAAAATATGCTTGGAGAGGGGAATCTACCAGAGATGAGCAAAACAAATACTACACTCAACATGCTAACTTTAAACAAAGTAATGGAGATTATAGCGGTATTGCAGGTTGGAGTTCTGATTATGGTGATATAACTACTCCTGTAAGAAGTTTTCCACCAAATGCATATGGATTATATGATATGGCAGGAAATGTAGCTGAATGGGTTTTTGATGTTTATAGACCTACTATCGATGCTGAATTAAATGATTTTAACTATTCTAGAGGAAATATCTATCGCAAACCAAAATTAGATGAAAATGGAAACGTAATTGTTGCTACTTTTAATGATATTGTTTACGATACACTTCCTAATGGAAAAGTTGTTCCTTCTGTTTTACCAGGACAAATTGTTAAGGAAAGAGTGACTGATAATGATTTATATTTAAATCCTAATTATCAAAAAGCTGACAATAGAGACTTTGCTAATGGTGATAGAATTTCAAGCAGAGATTATGCAGAAAATGATGAAAATAGAAAGAGAATGTATAATTCTCCTATTTTACTTCCTCCAACAATAAATGAGGAAACTGGTAAAGTTGAATATAGATATGATGACAAAACAAGAACAACATTAATCACTGATTACTCAAGAGTATACAAAGGAGGTTCTTGGAAAGACAGAGCTTATTTATTAGACCCAAGTCAACGTAGATATTTAGAAGAATATATGTCTACTAATTACATAGGTTTTAGATGTGTAGTAACCAAAGTGGGAGAAGGTAAAGAAAAAGACCGAAGATCTCCTTTTAATATATCTTATTAA